The nucleotide window TTCTCGCCGATCAGCGCGGCGAGGCGCCCGAGTTCCTGCTTGAGCAGGATTGCGGCTTCCTGCGAATCGATCGCCAGCGTTTTCATGCCCAGCATCAGGGTTTCCACCTTGGCGGCGCTTTCGATGTTTTCCAGCTTCGCGTTTTCCTGGGCGGCCAGTTTTTCCTTCTCGGCCTCCAGCTGCCCCTTGCCCTCTTCGGCTGCGGCTTGCACCACCGCATTGGCGGCATGCGCGGCAACGCCGGGGCTCACGCTCACGCTGAAGCCCAAAAAACCGCCGGAGACCGAGATGCCATCGGCGGCCGCCGCCATCTCGTTGGCGAACGCCTGCGCGGCGTTGATGTGGCCGATCCACTCCGTCAGGCTCGCTTGCCGGTTGCCGTAGTAGACATAGGTGCTCTGGATGGATTGCGAACGCCCGACCTCGATGCGCACCTCGGCCTCCAGGTTGGCGATCTCGGTCCGGTTGCGCTGGATTTGCAGTTTGGCGATATCGATGCTTCTGAGCTGTTGCCAGATTTCGCAGCCTTCGTTTGTATCGGGGCGCTCGTATTCGGGTTCGCCGGGATAGGCGCCGGTAATTTGGAAAAGGCGGTCCTCGGCGGTTTCGGTAATGTAGCCGAGCTGGGTTTCGAGCTGGTCCTGGTAGCCGCGGTAGTCGTCGTAGGACGCAACGGCACTCGCCTGCAATTCCATGGCATAGCGCAACGGGCTGGAGAGGTCGGTGGGATTCAGCCGGAGTTCGTAGGCATCGAACGAATCGAAAACATCCTCCGATTGCCCCGCAAATTTTTGCACCAGCATCAGGAAATCGTCCTCGAACCCGAGTGGGCCGGACCCGTCCCGGATGGATTGGGCCAGGGCCTCCAGGTTGGCCAGGCTAACAGCCACGCCTTCGGCGGATTCCGCCAGGCCGGAGGCGTCGTCGATGTCAAGATTCGGGAAAAGGCCGAGCAATGTTGACTGCTGCAGGAAAAGGAAGCGCAGGGCATCGGTGGCCAGGGTTTTGGCGTCTTCCGGATCCCCCGCATTGTTTCGGCTGGCCTTGAGCTGTCCGAGGGCTTCCGCCGAGCGGCCGAAGTCGCGCAGGCCGTTGAACAGCAGGACCAGATCCTTGTAGCCGTCGAACAGGGGGGCGGTGCTTCCGCTCACGGAAACCAGGTTGGTGCCGTCGAGGTAGCTGGCCGGTTCCAGTCCGCGGGCGGGCACGAGATTCCTGAAGACCGTGTAGCCCGCCGGCGGGGAGCCGGGCTGGCCCAGGTTGTCGGCCAGGAGGGCGAGGAAGCCTGCGAGCGCAGAACGGTAGGCCTCCAGGGCCTGCGCATGCAGGTTGATCTCGTCGTCGATAACCAGGCCGGTGGCAACCGTCGCCGGTCCCATGCGTATTCTGTCGGCGGTCCGGCCATCCGGCATTCGCATGTTTCCGGCCAGGATGAATTCCGCCGCCAGACGGTCGTAATAGAGGTCGAGCAGGAGGTTTTGCAGGAGCGTGCTTTCCGGCTGGGAGGCCAAGCCTGCGCGCAGTTCGTTTTCGGCGGTTTGGGCGCGGCTGCGTTCGGCCGCCCCGTAGAGCGCGCCCATGTTCGCGGCATCCGCCCGGATGCCGGTTCCGCTGTCGGTATAGAGCAGCACCTTGTAGCGGAAGGCCGCGATGTCCCGTTGCGCCGGGGCGGCATCCGGCCAATAGAGCTTTTGCCTTACGCTTTCGGCGACGTTCGTCTCATTGGCGAAGGCCGTGCCGAAGCAGGCCAGGCAGGCGAGACCAACGAAGACGGTCAAGCACGGCACATGGAATTTCGTGAGTGGATTCAGTGTTTTCATGATCGGTCTCCTTTCTTCAGGGAACGGGGTGGAGGGGAACTTCGTGACCGGAGGCTGCGGTGGGAGGGCGGTCCAGCACGAACGGGGCGGTCTGCACCGAGTTGAGATGCGGCTTGCCCGGTAGCTTGACGACCAGCGTTGCCGTGCCTTCGATGCGGTCGGGGCCGACGTTGGTCTCCCCGGGACTGTTGGCCGCTTCGAGCCGAAGATCCATGAGGTTGATGAACCCCGCCGGGGTGTCCGCGAAAACCGGCAGCGCAATGTTCGTGGCCACTGCCGTGAAGGCGCTTTCCGAGAAGGCAAGCTGGACGAGGGCGTTGGAGGGGAAAAAGCCGAACCCGTCGCTCTGGAGCCGCCCGTTGAATGTGCCGCCATCTTGCAGCATCGTGAGGGAGAATCCCAGCATGCCGCACCCGGTTTCGATCACAATCTGCCAGTCGGCATCGTTTTCCTCGATGGTCATCCGGCAGGTCTGGCTACCGAGCTCCACCTCGCCGCTTGCGGCATCGAGCGACAGGGTCAGGTGTTCGAGCTGCCCGGTTCCGGCGTCGTCTTCGAGGAAGGCGGCGGGCAACGGAACAACAGCCGTGGTACCGTTCACCTCCACCGATCCCGCATGGCCGATCCCTGTTTCATCCGTCCAGGTATAATCGAGGGTGCCGGTGAAGACGCCGCTGAACACCACGACGGCCCCGGCGGCGCGTGTGCCCTCCGTGGTTCCAACCTCCCCGGAATGGAATCCGGCCTGCAGCAGGCCCTGCCCGGTTGCCCGGTAGAAACCGGAATTCCCGGGAGCCGATCCCAGATCGATCTCATAGTGGCCGCCGCCGAGGTCCTGGAGGTTCGTGGCGCATGCCCACGTGCTGGTGGCCGACAAGTCCGGGCGGTATTCCACCACATGGCCGGTGGAGGTTCCGGAGCCGTATACCCGCAAGCTCATGATTCCGGCGGAAACCGACGAACATCCAAGGGAGAGCAACCCCGCCGGATCCAGCGGTACGACGCTCAGGGTGAAGGTCTGGCAGGCGGACTGCATGCCGTCGCTGGCCGTCACGGTGATCTGGGCGGAACCCGAATGGTTGGGATCCGGAATGATGCCAAGGCTGTTGCCGTCCGGCACGAGCCCGCCCGCCGGAAGCAGGACGGGGTTGTTGCATTCCACCCGTATTTCCACACCGGCGGGAGCCGCGGCAAACCAAACCTGGGTGCTGCCGCCTTGTGCAAGAACGAGGTCGGGCAATGCGGAGAGCGTGGGCAACTCCGTGGCGAGTGCCGGCATGGTTAGCACCTGGTCGGAGCCATGCACCACGCCAATCCGGTTCGAGGCGACCGCGCGGTAGTGGTATGACATCCATGGCAGACGATCCGGCGGGGCACTGCCGATGCCGTGGATGGCATCGGGGGCGCCGGCAACAAGGATCGTTTCGGTGGCGGCTCCGTATGCCGGTGCCAGGCCATATTCGAACCATGCATACGTCTCCGAACCCTTTGGGTTCACTTCCCCCTGCATGACCGAATTGGTGGTCGGCAATGTGGTGGGGATCGGCCACCAGACTTGCAGCTCGACCGCGCCGATATCCGCCCGGCCGTTGAAGACGCGCGGGAGGCCCCGCTGGTCGGTGGCGGGCAGGTTCGTTACAGCCCCCGCATGGATGGCCGGGCTGGCCGCCTGCGGCAGATGCGTGTGGGTCGGACCGCCATTCTCGGCCAGCGGTTCCAGAAGGGCTTCCACGTTGAGCAGGTCGTTTGAAGCCGAATTAAAACCGGATGCGCTGTTGGTGGTTCCAATGAGATTGTGGCCCATCGATACGAAAGCGCCGCCAACATCGTCGGGGCTGGAAAGATTGGTGTTCGAGGCCACGATGGTGTTAACGCACCCGGCGGTTGCGCCGTTAATGATGCCCCCGACCGTGCCGCCGGAGCCGGTGGTTCCCGTGGTTCCATGCCCGTACAAGCCGCCGGATCCGCCCGCTCCCCCCGTTCCGCCCGGACCGGCCGAGTTGTAGGCGATGGTGCCGCTTGCCACGGAAAGGGTGCCGGAATTCCATAGGCCTCCACCGCTGCCGCCTGAACCGCCGTTGCCGCCATTGCCGCCATTGCCATGATACAGGGCGCCGTCGCCACCGTTGCCGCCGCGCCCGCCGTTTCCGCCCGCGGCATTCTGGTTTCCGCTGAAGGTGCAGTGGTCAACCGTCAGGATTCCGGCGTTGTGGATTGCCCCGCCGCTTCCACCGTTTCCACCGCTTCCGCCGGGGCCGCCCGTATCCCCCCAGCCCAGCCACGAAACATCGCCGGTCCCGCCGTAACCGCCGCTTCCTCCCAAGCCGCTGGAATTGCCGCTTAGGGTGCAACGCCTCAAGACCAGCGTTCCGGTGGAAGGGTTGTGGATGCCGCCGCCGTGGCCTCCGGAGCCCCCGTTCCCACCCGATATTTTGCTGCTGTAATGTCCCGATCGGCCTGCGCCGCCCCAGCCGGCCTGGTTCATGGTGACGGCGCATTCGGTCAGGGTTAGGTTGCCGGCATTGTAGATTCCTCCCCCCGAATCTCCGGGGCCGCCGGGGGCTCCGGTGTAGGAACCATATGCGCCATTGGCGCCGCGCCCGTTGCGGATGGCGAGGCCGGAGATTGCGACCGTGTTGCTCTCGCCGATGTTGAACACGCGGCTGGAATGGTTGCCGCTGATGGCCAGCAGATCGGCACCCGGGCCGGTGATGGTGAGATCCTTGTTGATTGCGAGTTCCCCGCTGGTCAGGACAAGCGTGCCGCTGTTGGTCAGGACAATGGCCGATCCGGCGGGCGCGCCGGCGATCACCTCGCGCAGGGAGCCGGCGCCGCTATCGGCCAGGTTGATGTCGTCCAGCTGCCAGATCCCGAAAAGTGCGTCGGCGCCATAGGCCGTGCCGCTGCTGTTCGATGCCGCGATCCGGTAGTGGTAGGAGAGGTTGGCAACCAATCCGGTCGCCGTGGTTGCGATGGGCATGGCGACGGTGCCGTTGCCCGCATCGATCTCGGCCGTGCTGTTGCCGTAGGCGGTGGTTGCGCCCCATTCGAACCAGACCGTGGTGGCGGCGCCGGTGGGGGAGGCCGTTCCGTTGAGCATGTCGGTGGCCGGGAGGGTTTCAACGCTCGGGGCCTGGGCCGCCGAGCGGGGGATTGCGGCCATCAGGGCGATTGCCGCCGGCAGAATGCCGAGTAGGGTGCTTCGGTGCTTTTTCATGGGATTTCCTTTCGGGATGTGGACGGGGCTGTCCGGGGAAAGGGTGAGGGGGGCGGGGCGGTGGCGAACCATCGTCTGCGGAGAGTTCGAAATGGGGTGGATCCGTACATGCGCACCTCCCGAACGGCGGCAACCTACTCCTGTTTCGGGGAAAGGCAATCCAAAATCCGGGCTTATAAATAGGTATTTTCGTTCTTGAATTCACCCGTCTTTACATTTGCCATTTCGGGCCTTGAACGCACTAATAGGCCAACTTAACCGGAGGTAGTCATGGCATTCACGTTGGAGATCGGGGAGCAGGCACCCGCGTTCAGCCTGCCGGCGACGGATGGGAAGACCTATGCGCTGGGCGATTTCGATGAAAAGGTGCTGGTGGTGTTTTTCACCTGCAACCATTGCCCGTATGTGATCGGGTCGGACGAGAACACGCGGAAGATTGCGGAGCGGTTCGCCCCGGAGGGGGTGAAATTCGTGGCGATCAATTCAAACAGTCCGAACACCTATGCGGAAGACGATTTCGACCATATGGTCGAGCGGATGGAGGAACACCAGTTCCCGTGGCTCTACCTGCACGACGCCTCGCAGGAGATTGCCGAGGCCTATGGGGCGTTGCGGACGCCGCATTTCTATGTTTTCGATGCATCCCGCAAGCTGGCCTATGTGGGCCGGGCGATCGATCATCCGCGCGACCACACGCAGTCGACCACCCACGAGCTGGTGGATGCGCTGGCGGAGTTGCTGGCCGGGAATCCGGTCTCGGTTCCGGTCACCAATCCGGTGGGGTGCAACGTGAAGTGGGAGGGCAAGGACCGCAAATGGATGCCGCCGGAAGCCTGCGACCTTGTCTAGGGATACGCTTACGCAACCTGAATAATTTATGCTCAGAGGGGTTGAATTTGAAAAAAGCGTACCTATACTGGTTACATTTCTGGGGAAAGTTATAAATAACCTTACTAACGGAGGAAGAGTACAGATGAATAAAATTGCGATGATGTTGTTGGCCGGTTGTGCGATTGGAATGCTGACGGGTTGTGGTGTGCCGGAGGAAGAGCATTTGGCTGCGTTGGCCGCTCAGGATGCCAAGTTTGCCGCTGCCGAGGAAAAGTTTAATATCAAGATTGCCGAGCAGGAAACCCTCATTAAGAACGAGAAGGCCAAGGTTCGCACGGCCCGCATCGAACTGGACGACGCTTCCGAGCGCATCAAGGGCCTTCAGCAGAAAACCGCCGAAACCGCCTCGGAACTTGCAACCGAAAAGGCTTCCGTCGCGGATCTCGAATCCAAGCTGAAGTCCTCCAAGTCCAGCGCTGCTTTTGCACAGGAACAGGCGACTGAATGGGAAAACAAGTTCAACACGCTCGACGTCGAGTATCAGGAACTGAAGCGCCGCTTCGAAATGTTCCAGAAAAACATGAGCGCGCTCAACAGTGCCTCTACCCCGGCACCTGCCGCCGAGCCGGCTGCTGATTCGATGGATTCGCTGGAAGCCCTGGGGCAGCCCGTCGTTGAAGAGCCGGAATCCAACGCCCAGAAGGTGAACAGCCTGCTTGACCAGATGGGCAACATGTAGGCCTGAGCTG belongs to Pontiella desulfatans and includes:
- a CDS encoding choice-of-anchor Q domain-containing protein; this encodes MKKHRSTLLGILPAAIALMAAIPRSAAQAPSVETLPATDMLNGTASPTGAATTVWFEWGATTAYGNSTAEIDAGNGTVAMPIATTATGLVANLSYHYRIAASNSSGTAYGADALFGIWQLDDINLADSGAGSLREVIAGAPAGSAIVLTNSGTLVLTSGELAINKDLTITGPGADLLAISGNHSSRVFNIGESNTVAISGLAIRNGRGANGAYGSYTGAPGGPGDSGGGIYNAGNLTLTECAVTMNQAGWGGAGRSGHYSSKISGGNGGSGGHGGGIHNPSTGTLVLRRCTLSGNSSGLGGSGGYGGTGDVSWLGWGDTGGPGGSGGNGGSGGAIHNAGILTVDHCTFSGNQNAAGGNGGRGGNGGDGALYHGNGGNGGNGGSGGSGGGLWNSGTLSVASGTIAYNSAGPGGTGGAGGSGGLYGHGTTGTTGSGGTVGGIINGATAGCVNTIVASNTNLSSPDDVGGAFVSMGHNLIGTTNSASGFNSASNDLLNVEALLEPLAENGGPTHTHLPQAASPAIHAGAVTNLPATDQRGLPRVFNGRADIGAVELQVWWPIPTTLPTTNSVMQGEVNPKGSETYAWFEYGLAPAYGAATETILVAGAPDAIHGIGSAPPDRLPWMSYHYRAVASNRIGVVHGSDQVLTMPALATELPTLSALPDLVLAQGGSTQVWFAAAPAGVEIRVECNNPVLLPAGGLVPDGNSLGIIPDPNHSGSAQITVTASDGMQSACQTFTLSVVPLDPAGLLSLGCSSVSAGIMSLRVYGSGTSTGHVVEYRPDLSATSTWACATNLQDLGGGHYEIDLGSAPGNSGFYRATGQGLLQAGFHSGEVGTTEGTRAAGAVVVFSGVFTGTLDYTWTDETGIGHAGSVEVNGTTAVVPLPAAFLEDDAGTGQLEHLTLSLDAASGEVELGSQTCRMTIEENDADWQIVIETGCGMLGFSLTMLQDGGTFNGRLQSDGFGFFPSNALVQLAFSESAFTAVATNIALPVFADTPAGFINLMDLRLEAANSPGETNVGPDRIEGTATLVVKLPGKPHLNSVQTAPFVLDRPPTAASGHEVPLHPVP
- a CDS encoding thioredoxin family protein; its protein translation is MAFTLEIGEQAPAFSLPATDGKTYALGDFDEKVLVVFFTCNHCPYVIGSDENTRKIAERFAPEGVKFVAINSNSPNTYAEDDFDHMVERMEEHQFPWLYLHDASQEIAEAYGALRTPHFYVFDASRKLAYVGRAIDHPRDHTQSTTHELVDALAELLAGNPVSVPVTNPVGCNVKWEGKDRKWMPPEACDLV